A single region of the Gorilla gorilla gorilla isolate KB3781 chromosome 1, NHGRI_mGorGor1-v2.1_pri, whole genome shotgun sequence genome encodes:
- the SUCO gene encoding SUN domain-containing ossification factor isoform X10 gives MEPSTPDTPKESPIVQLVQEEEEEASPSTVTLLGSGEQEDESSPWFESETQIFCSELTTICCISSFSEYIYKWCSVRVALYRQRSRTALSKGKDYLVSAQPPLLLPAESVDVSVLQPLSGLENKNIEREAETVVLGDLSSSMHQDDLVNHTVDAVELEPSHSQTLSQSLLLDITPAINPLPKIEVSESVEYEAGHIPSQVIPQESSVEIDNEAEQKSESFSSIEKPSITYETNKVNELMDNIIKEDVNSMQIFTKLSETIVPPINTATVPDNEDGEAKMNIADTAKQTLISVVDSSSLPEVKEEEQSPEDALLRGLQRTATDFYAELQNSTDLGYANGNLVHGSNQKESVFMRLNNRIKALEVNMSLSGRYLEELSQRYRKQMEEMQKAFNKTIVKLQNTSRIAEEQDQRQTEAIQLLQAQLTNMTQLVSNLSATVAELKREVSDRQSYLVISLVLCVVLGLMLCMQRCRNTSQFDGDYISKLPKSNQYPSPKRCFSSYDDMNLKRRTSFPLMRSKSLQLTGKEVDPNDLYIVEPLKFSPEKKKKRCKYKIEKIETIKPEEPLHPIANGDIKGRKPFTNQRDFSNMGEVYHSSYKGPPSEGSSETSSQSEESYFCGISACTSLCNGQSQKTKTEKRALKRRRSKVQDQGKLIKTLIQTKSGSLPSLHDIIKGNKEITVGTFGVTAVSGHI, from the exons ATGGAGCCGTCAACACCAGATACTCCAAAAGAGAGTCCCATTGTACAGTTAGttcaagaggaggaagaggaggcaagTCCATCTACAGTGACCCTTCTGGGCAGCGGTGAACAGGAAGATGAATCATCACCCTGGTTTGAGTCAGAGACACAAATATTTTGCAGTGAACTGACCACAATTTGTTGTATTTCTAGTTTTTcagaatacatatataaatggtGTTCAGTTAGAGTTGCTCTTTATCGGCAGCGCAGCCGAACTGCTTTGAGTAAAGGAAAAGATTATCTTGTGTCAGCTCAACCACCCTTACTACTTCCTGCGGAATCAGTAGATGTTTCAGTATTGCAACCTCTGAGTGGATTGGAAAATAAGAATATAGAAAGGGAAGCTGAAACTGTTGTTCTGGGTGATTTAAGTAGTAGTATGCACCAGGATGACTTGGTGAATCACACTGTAGATGCAGTTGAACTTGAACCAAGCCATTCTCAAACTCTTTCTCAGTCTCTTCTTTTAGATATTACCCCAGCAATCAATCCCTTGCCTAAAATAGAAGTATCTGAGTCTGTTGAATATGAGGCAGGACATATACCATCACAAGTGATTCCCCAAGAGAGTTCTGTTGAGATCGATAATGAAGCAGAACAAAAGTCTGAGAGCTTTAGTTCTATAGAGAAACCATCTATTACCTATGAAACAAATAAAGTTAATGAGTTAATGGATAATATTATAAAAGAAGATGTGAACTCCATGCAAATTTTCACAAAGCTGTCTGAAACAATAGTGCCACCAATAAATACAGCCACTGTACCCGACAATGAAGATGGGGAAGCCAAAATGAATATAGCTGACACAGCAAAGCAAACTTTGATTTCTGTTGTGGATTCTTCTTCATTACCTGAAGTAAAAGAAGAAGAACAGTCTCCAGAAGATGCCCTTTTGAGAGGGTTACAGAGGACAGCTACAGATTTTTATGCTGAATTGCAAAATTCTACAGATCTAGGATATGCTAATGGAAATCTTGTACATGGATCAAACCAAAAGGAGTCAGTATTTATGAGACTTAATAATCGTATTAAAGCCTTAGAAGTTAACATGTCTCTCAGTGGTCGCTATCTGGAGGAGCTTAGCCAAAG GTACcgaaaacaaatggaagaaatgcaaaaggctttcaataaaacaaTCGTGAAACTTCAGAATACTTCAAGAATAGCAGAGGAGCAG GATCAGCGGCAAACTGAAGCCATCCAGTTGCTACAGGCACAGCTGACCAACATGACACAGCTTGTTTCAAATTTATCAGCAACAGTAGCAGAATTGAAACGGGAG GTTTCAGATCGACAAAGCTATCTTGTCATATCTTTGGTTCTTTGTGTTGTCTTGGGACTGATGCTTTGTATGCAGCGTTGTCGAAATACTTCTCAATTTGATGGAGATTATATTTCAAAACTTCCTAAAAGTAATCAGTATCCAAGCCCTAAAAG GTGTTTCTCTTCCTATGATGATATGAATTTGAAAAGAAGAACTTCATTCCCACTCATGAGATCCAAGTCTCTACAGTTAACTGGCAAAGAAG tagACCCAAATGATTTGTACATTGTAGAACCCCTCAAGTTTTCTCCAGAAAAGAAG AAGAAGCGCTGCAAgtacaaaattgaaaaaattgaGACCATAAAGCCTGAAGAACCATTGCACCCCATAGCCAATGGAGACATAAAAGGAAGAAAGCCCTTTACGAACCAGAGAGATTTTTCTAATATGGGAGAAGTTTATCACTCTTCTTATAAAGGTCCTCCATCTGAAGGAAGCTCAGAAACTTCATCACAGTCAGAAGAGTCCTATTTTTGTGGCATTTCAGCTTGCACAAGTCTGTGCAATGGACagtctcaaaagacaaaaactgaGAAGAGGGCTTTAAAACGAAGGCGATCtaaagtccaagaccaaggaaAATTGATAAAAACTCTAATACAGACTAAGTCGGGATCATTGCCGAGCCTGCATGACATAATCAAAGGAAACAAAGAGATCACCGTGGGAACATTTGGTGTTACAGCAGTCTCGGGACATATCTAA